The Hymenobacter sp. 5317J-9 genome has a window encoding:
- a CDS encoding sigma-70 family RNA polymerase sigma factor has protein sequence MQESDERAFAEIYKRYSYQLFTVAYGKLKSKEAAEELAQDLFENLWDKRRSAQIQQLKPYLFSAIRYRIINYIKSEKVRTSYELFCRLTRTDADTGTEATVALNDLNEALAAGMQQLSEKTQEVFRLSRLEQCTIPEISVRVNLSEKTVEYHLRKSLKLLRSYLRNFLLTVWPLLFFIR, from the coding sequence ATGCAGGAGAGCGACGAAAGAGCTTTCGCAGAGATATATAAGCGGTACAGCTATCAGCTTTTTACCGTGGCATACGGGAAGTTGAAAAGCAAAGAAGCGGCCGAGGAGCTGGCCCAGGACTTGTTTGAAAACCTGTGGGACAAACGCCGCAGCGCCCAAATCCAGCAGTTGAAGCCCTATTTGTTTTCGGCCATCCGCTACCGCATCATCAACTACATCAAGTCCGAGAAAGTCCGGACGAGCTACGAGCTGTTCTGCCGCCTCACCCGCACCGATGCCGACACGGGCACGGAGGCCACGGTGGCACTCAACGACCTGAACGAGGCGCTGGCTGCGGGCATGCAGCAACTCTCCGAAAAGACCCAGGAAGTCTTCCGCTTGAGCCGGTTGGAGCAGTGCACCATCCCCGAGATTTCGGTGCGCGTGAACTTGTCGGAGAAAACGGTGGAGTATCACCTCCGGAAGTCGCTCAAGCTCCTGCGGTCCTACCTGCGCAATTTCCTGCTAACGGTGTGGCCCTTGTTGTTTTTCATAAGGTAA